A single genomic interval of Daucus carota subsp. sativus chromosome 1, DH1 v3.0, whole genome shotgun sequence harbors:
- the LOC108219054 gene encoding uncharacterized protein LOC108219054 produces the protein MADPQILKMKAFPFSLDGSTLDWFEDLPMGFITSWENLVREFLQKFYPATRVINMRSQIAGIQQYATETYVEYYDRFQKLLKRCPQHGFPKGSPLHFFYQGLNEYERRLLDSSARGAFIDLSHDAAEQLISKRAANELDYGSRARSESILGVEYDQRLTKIEQNLERLSALIEIGRTPQIQVCVFCATPGHSTDSCPSFGYGNQEANHFLDTYNSRMGDHIRYEDTNGALYGFQFWDNSPHLGFQQREPLHQNSTSGSNIEKLLVKLVEGQLEMQKQCSKDSQGIKEVQTQLAGVGSNINQKHEFVEIHETTQPQPKFVEFSIFLDFKNSI, from the coding sequence ATGGCGGATCCTCAGATTTTAAAGATGAAGGCTTTTCCGTTTTCACTTGATGGATCAACTTTGGATTGGTTCGAAGATTTGCCTATGGGGTTTATTACTTCTTGGGAAAATCTAGTACGAGAATTTTTGCAGAAGTTTTATCCAGCAACAAGAGTGATTAACATGAGAAGTCAAATAGCTGGAATTCAACAATATGCAACTGAGACGTATGTTGAGTACTATGATAGATTCCAAAAGTTACTGAAAAGGTGTCCTCAACATGGTTTTCCTAAAGGGAGTCCATTACACTTCTTCTATCAGGGTCTGAATGAGTATGAAAGGAGATTATTGGATTCTTCTGCTAGAGGTGCTTTTATTGATTTATCTCATGATGCTGCTGAACAACTAATATCTAAAAGAGCCGCCAATGAACTAGACTATGGGAGTCGTGCAAGGTCGGAATCAATTTTAGGTGTTGAATATGATCAAAGGTTGACAAAGATTGAACAAAACTTGGAGAGGTTGAGCGCATTAATTGAAATTGGAAGAACACCTCAAATTCAAGTATGTGTTTTTTGCGCAACTCCAGGACATTCTACCGATTCTTGCCCATCTTTTGGTTACGGAAATCAGGAAGCAAATCATTTCTTAGATACATATAATTCAAGGATGGGAGATCACATAAGGTATGAAGATACTAATGGTGCTCTATATGGATTTCAGTTTTGGGACAATTCTCCACATTTAGGTTTTCAGCAGAGGGAACCACTCCATCAGAATTCAACTAGTGGAAGcaatattgaaaaattattgGTCAAATTAGTTGAGGGACAGTTGGAGATGCAAAAACAATGTTCCAAAGATTCTCAAGGCATCAAGGAGGTGCAAACACAACTTGCGGGTGTGGGTAGCAATATAAATCAAAAGCATGAGTTTGTTGAAATTCATGAAACTACACAGCCACAACCAAAGTTTGTTGAATTTTCaatctttttggattttaaaaattctaTCTAG